From Methylocystis sp. ATCC 49242, one genomic window encodes:
- a CDS encoding GNAT family N-acetyltransferase — MNIRYTLEPDLSAEEFRKILVASTLAERRPAHDLVRLDRMLRQADLIVAARDAGKLVGVSRAITDFSYCCYLSDLAVDQKYQRRGIGKRLVEETHEAAGPGTSLILVSAPAAEGCYPRIGMKHMPSCWAISRKE; from the coding sequence ATGAACATTCGATACACTCTCGAACCTGATCTATCAGCCGAGGAATTCCGGAAAATACTCGTAGCGTCGACGCTTGCCGAAAGGCGGCCGGCTCATGATTTGGTCCGGCTGGACAGAATGCTGCGGCAGGCCGATCTTATCGTCGCCGCTCGCGACGCCGGAAAGCTCGTCGGCGTTTCGCGGGCTATCACCGACTTTTCTTACTGCTGCTATCTCTCCGATCTCGCGGTCGACCAAAAGTATCAGCGGCGCGGAATAGGCAAACGGCTGGTCGAAGAAACGCATGAAGCCGCGGGGCCCGGCACGAGCCTGATCCTCGTCTCCGCGCCCGCCGCCGAAGGCTGCTACCCGAGGATCGGGATGAAACACATGCCGAGCTGCTGGGCCATTTCACGAAAGGAATGA
- a CDS encoding nuclear transport factor 2 family protein translates to MNSCISDPVAFARQWAENWNARNVEAVLAHCHDDVIFTSPIAATIDPSGGGVVRGKAALRDYWSAALAKNPHLSFTVTSVFAGVDCLLIGFRTQKGEDRIEVLRFRDGLVFEGHGTFGVSSGARPV, encoded by the coding sequence ATGAATTCCTGCATTTCCGATCCTGTCGCCTTCGCGCGCCAATGGGCCGAGAACTGGAACGCCCGCAACGTCGAGGCTGTGCTCGCTCACTGCCACGATGACGTTATTTTCACTTCGCCGATCGCGGCGACGATCGATCCCTCCGGCGGCGGCGTCGTCAGGGGAAAGGCTGCGCTGCGCGACTACTGGTCCGCCGCGCTGGCCAAAAACCCCCATCTCTCATTCACGGTGACATCGGTGTTTGCTGGCGTCGATTGCCTCCTGATCGGATTCCGCACGCAGAAGGGCGAGGATCGAATCGAGGTCCTGCGGTTCCGCGATGGCCTGGTGTTCGAGGGACATGGAACTTTCGGCGTCTCCTCCGGCGCGCGGCCGGTCTGA
- a CDS encoding SRPBCC family protein, which produces MKITVEATVAAPIADVWRIYTTPEDIREWNAASDDWRTTAASVDLREGGAFSSRMEAKDGSMGFDFAGIYTRIEPQKLIEFTFGDRAARVEFTEGEKGVDVRVTFDAETTHPIEQQRAGWQAILNNFARYVETSRRSA; this is translated from the coding sequence ATGAAGATCACGGTTGAAGCGACGGTGGCCGCGCCGATCGCCGACGTCTGGCGCATCTACACCACGCCCGAGGACATCAGGGAATGGAACGCGGCGTCGGACGATTGGCGCACGACCGCCGCATCGGTCGATCTGCGCGAGGGCGGCGCTTTCTCCTCGCGGATGGAGGCGAAGGACGGCAGCATGGGCTTCGATTTCGCCGGCATATACACGAGGATCGAACCGCAAAAGCTCATCGAATTCACCTTCGGCGACCGCGCCGCGCGGGTTGAATTCACGGAAGGCGAGAAAGGCGTCGACGTGCGTGTGACGTTCGACGCGGAAACCACGCATCCGATCGAGCAGCAGCGCGCCGGCTGGCAAGCGATTTTGAACAATTTCGCGCGTTACGTCGAAACGTCACGGCGCTCGGCATAG